The genomic DNA CTCGAAATTAAACATAGCTAAATTCTGATTGGTGCGCAGATGTCACATCCCCTTTCTAGCTCAGCCCGGCCCACTTCAAACCGGTGAGAAGAGACTGTTTTAATGTGAGCAAAAaagtgtgtgttcctgtgggAACCCATCACTCACAgtaagaagctgattgagaaaatTAGGTTTCAGGACCTTTAAGGCTCAAGGAGTATGTATCATTAATGTTCTCCTCAGGGCAACTATAATAATGTAACTCTCATTAAAAACTTGTATTTAAATGACCGTCTTAAGGTGTTTATGAGGGAACAGGAGAAAAGGTTTGTATCCAAGGCCTATGAAAAAACATTTAGGTGACTCAGCAAGCAAACAACTGAATTAGGGGGGTACAGAGTCCTCCTGTTGTTACGGTAACAGGCCGAGGAGGTCtctaaatgtgaaaaagaagaacccccccccccattaggAAATTACACACCATTTGCCCCTCATTCCTATCCAGTTACCCAGGCAACTGTTAGCTGTAATTTGGGTTAATTCACTGGCTCCTGGGCCCTTCCGTTCCCCTTTGTGCCCCATCATAAAAGAGATAtaacacagatgcacacacacaaacacacacacgcacacacactcgtacaaGTTTCTAATGCAGTAACACACGCAGTAAGAGAGACTAATCCtcattttgtttgcttctctTCAGCGCGGCTGGGAATAGGCTGTGCGTGTGAATATCAATGAATTGCACTGAAGGGAAGGCCGAGCTTAAATCTGTTCATTCCCAACACCTGTACATAGCTGTGGGAGTGAGTAAGTGATGGAATTCCAGACGGAGTCGCATAATTGCTGTCCTGCATCCAAATTTTGCACAAAAAGACACTTGTCCCCTCTGACCCTGTTCTGTCTTGAAGTCGGGATCGAGGGAGGTCTACTGTTTTCCCTCCTTTCAGaacaaaaggagtggaaaattgtgtgttttcccaTGGGGTAAATATTGAGAGAGCAGAGATATAAACGTACGGAAGAAAGGCTTTCCTGAGCTGCCTGGGTCTCTGTTGCACTGCCAAAGGCCTGTGCGTCACTTGATCCATTGTTTAGTGTAGAGAGGTCTCGGTAAGCAAGCGGCTGCCTccctgctccagctgcagcctctccacTGTTTATGTTTGCAGGGCCCTTCGCCTTGAAGTGAGGCTACACAAGCAAAGCCTGGCCATATGTGAGCACTGGGCCGTCAGGGAAGTCACTggccttttcttttccctttttcgACCCATCTCTCTCtgaaactcttttttttttttaaccctttctCCCCCCTACCGTCCATTCTCTTTTatcctctgcctctgtccctCTTCCTTCGTCCTGTTCGCTGTCCCTCGCTGACGGTGCAGCCCGTCCCTGACAGCCTGCTCTTTTGGAGAAGATGAGGGGTTGAAATTATCTTCTTGAGTTTCAAAGACCTTGGTCCTGAATAGAGGAGTGAAGTGGTAGATATTATTACCCCTGTGAGAAATAATTACCCCTAAAACTCCCCTGTGAGAATGaatctctgtctgctctgcaacAGAGTTTGACGGACAAGATGGTAATTATGTCACCAAAATATTTCAGCTAGTACAAATATTCTAATATTTATACTGGTGtgtcacactgacatgcacaGCACCGTCAGGAGATGGAAAACATACAGAGAGAAAGCCACTGAAGGAAATATGGAGTCAGAAATGCGCAGTGTGTTAGCTTATTGGGGTTTCATAGCGTTCCAGTGATTCACTCAAATATTTTTATTGGGAGTTCAGCATTATCCAGTCTTCTGGGGGAAAATGGCTATCTAGGTTCAATGATTACCACATTAGACTGGATccgtttttattttttctttttttctttttggagcaTTAGGGTGAATGAGTTCAGgtcttgtgttttatgtgtgtgtctgaacgTTAGTGGTCCTGACCTTGACTCCTGGGTGGGCTGCAGTGGCTGTGTGCTTGTCTTGGATCATCTCTGGACCCTTCTGTTTACTGAAACAACAAGCAAGCAGTGtccagggaggagagaggagtcaCACGGGGAGCATCCTCAAAGGCAAcacctctccttttctttcccctgctctaacacgcacacacacacgcacacacacacggtctgCAATGTAGAGCCTGTCCTCGGAGCCCTGACCACCCACATACGCTATGGTCACCCATTGAAATTAAAACGATGACGTTCCTTTGACTGCTGTCTTAATGAATCTCTCGTCTCCTGGAGGCGTTAGACACGTTGAAACCAGTTTGACTTAATATTTGTGTTAAAATATGATCCCATTGATGGTACAACCACTATTCTGCGAGTGCAGGAGAGAAGCCCTCCCACACTGATGCTCTATAAATGGATCTTTCTTCTTTGGCTACATATAAGCTGCTATTATGACAGTAGTAATATTGACTCATCAACTCTGAGAACCTCATCTGATGTGAGAGAGGCTTTGAAACAGGTAAATTAAAAGGTGTCATAAATGTGTGCACCACTAAATTGCACATCACCTCAGGTGAGGAAAGTCCCTGCTCTTGAGCAACCAAGGTAAAcaacttttcttttcagctgcaggtgacaacacacacactgctcagaCTGCGGCTTTGAAGGAGGTGCAACCGGAGGAGCATTACAGATAACACAGCTTCTGGAAATTCCCACTCATGGAGAGTAGTAGCAGTCAGTACATTAaactaattacattttaaaagaaacccATAACAATATATGCTGTAGTTTTTCTCCTGAGCATAACTTTGCTGTAGTTCTGTGATCAATGTGACCTAATTGGTGACAACAGACATCCCATCTGCTCTACAAGCATATGTTCCACGTGTGAGACTTTATTATTTGCCTCTTCACTTCACCAAAGTGCAGGGACTGTTTTTGATAAGACACAGGCGTAGATCATAAATGAGAAATAACACGACCACTCATcagtttaatgtgtgtgtgtgtgtgtgtgtgcgtgtgtttgtgtgttctgccCGCCTGTTGCAGAGCCTTTGTAAGAAGGCAATTTGAAACCTTTGCATTttgtgccctctagtggccgcATTGAATGTGACCACGATTACAGGAGTATTTCTTAGAAGAAActacacagtgacacagtttcTGTGCTTTAAATGAATGAGTTCATCAAAGGTCTGAGGTGTCCCGTGTAAGACAGATTGTTAAGCCTTCTGAGACAAATTAATCATATAAGACGATATAAATTTAGTTATGTATTTGTACAATGGACTTAGCTTGACAAACctacattttaaatgctaaatctaACTGGAATCTGGACTCTAAATTGCTGTGTCTTTGCCTTTTTGTGAATCACTGttgctgctccctctgcttgGAATCAGTTGCAGTCTGGATCTTTGGGAGTCTCTTTTATGATTCCCAggtttgttctttgttttcatcttaagttgttatttttgttttagaTCTGCAATCATGAAGATATAAAGGGTGATGCCTCATTTCATAACTACACTGATAAGATGTTGATATTTCCATAGATAACTATAGAAGTCTTCCTCTGGCTGCAGGCTGACCCTCAAGGTATAATTCTGATTCACAAATGCAAAGTCATAAGTTATTACATCTGATAGCAATATTAAAAACTGTTATATAACTTAACTTATGCTTATGAAGACAGTGCTTCTCACTATTTACTTGCTTACTCCTTTGTTGTTaccatttactgtatttttaataaaGGCATATGTGTGCTGGTCATGTCAGTGTCCCAGGAATAGCAtaaggtgaacacacacacacacacacacacacacacacacacacacacacacacacacacacacacacacacacacacacacacacacacacacacacacacacacacactgcaaaataaGATGTTCAAGTATGAACGTTGTGATCACACTTTGTTTCAGTCTCTCACTTGTGGAAAATGAGACTTGCTTATGTAAATATTAGGAAAGTGAGGATGACATTAACCTCATCTACCCCGATGTCACAGTGGCAGGGCAGTCAGTATGAAGTCATGCTGCGCAGTCAAACAttgtttaaacacacaaaactttattttaaattggaGGGGAGATCCCAAGGTAACAAACAACATGTTTGTGAATCTGTCGGACAGAGTTGAACAAGATTATTCTTCCAACTgtaaaacatgttgaaatgaaGCCGGATCTGTAGAGATTAAACAGCTACAGATAAACATTCATCAGTTTAAAATAATACACGAGTAGTACATTCAGAGATTTATATACTGCACACCAAGGGACGAAATAGAAATGCCTGAGGAAGGTCAAATACGACAGTTAACAAATACATAATGCAAATACCAAAAATTATAAGCATGTTATAATGACTGTGGGCCCTTGATTCAAGCAAAacccaaaacatttttaaaataaccACAATAACCTACAATATTACAACAGATTTGCTTTCATAGGATGATCTTTTGACTGCTTTTGTGCATGTTTCGATGGTTTGTTGTTTCATCTATTGTCTATAATCTTGTAGCGCTTTAATTGTTGTAAAAGCGTTAGACCTGTCTCAGTTAGCATCATATGGGATGAATAAAGACTATTTTCATGTGAAGATGAGTTATTCTGTGCCTTTTTCAAACCAGGCCAGACGTGGATCATGTAGGTCACTCTGACCTCTTACTTTTCCTATTCCCTGCACTATTCCTCATGGGGAGGATCATTCATTATGGCTGCCTAAACAGCCCAGTCACATCATGATTAGTAGCTCTTTCAGGTCAGACGTCTCGGTAGGACAGACGTGTGTCCACGTCTGCATACGTATGTGTACAGCTGAGGAAATGTTAACTTAAACTTTAAACACTGTACATCATCCTGTGAGCAGCAGGCTACCAAGCCCAGGTCTCCAGTGCCTTCTCATTTCTCAGGAACCACGCACAAGCTCATCAGTTCCCGTCCACCCCCAACTGGTTTTGCAGATATGAGAATGGTGACTGACACCAGAAGTCGTCTGGTGGTGTACTCATCCGATCAAATGTTTCCTCCATCTCAGAGGGGAAAGGTAATGACAGttacaggtgtgtttgtgtgtgtgctgagcagATAAGGTGCCAGACTCATTATCATTCATATTCCTTTGCAAGATTTATGACTATGGCGAactggatgcacacacacacaaacttgccAGTGATGTCAATGCTTTGTCACATTTGTTGAGTCCAAAGATGCTTTCAAGGACATCAAAGATGATGTTAATGTAAATGTGGTTTAAAAATGTTCATTAGTTTATGGTATTTCCCATCTGTGTAAACTCTGTGGTTTATGGTAGTTAATcagtgttttggggttttttttgtttttttttttatttgatttttacatttttaatgtgatgtgGGTGTGGTTGCTGAATGATCACcaagaaaaaacatttcatgagtAACTGCAGTTGCATTACAATTCATATTTCTTATATACTTAATGTTTAGATTTGAATATGTTAAAGGAAACATACAGAAATTATTATCAAAATAAGAGCCTGTCAATATCAACCCTTGCAATAAAATGATCAACTGGATTGAAAAAATGCCACAGCGTGTTGAAACAGTGCCCCCTTGGGGACATGATGCCCATGAATGGCAACAAATTTACACGCAATGgtcactttattaggtacacctgtgcAGTGCAACTGCTCTGTCATAAATTCTTTCAGTGCAAAGCTCATAGTgctcagtttttgttgacactATCAAAGAAGTGTCAATTAGATTATACTTTAATTATTGTGGTCATAGTTAAACACTTCTCTACTGTGAGCGTAGGCTCAGCATATTTGGAACAAAGCAGATATGAAGAGGGATTAACACAGAGCCGTGggattcaaacattttttaaataaacaacaacGTGATGTATTTATCCTTCTGAACATTAAGAACTGAAGAAAATAATTCCATCAATGACGATGCTTTCCTGAAGGTGgcttacccacaatgcaacacaataTACAAACAAGCAGTGCACACAAGCGTACGCAAACTTAAGTTAGGTTTGTTATCACCAGTTTCATAATGATATTTACAGCATAATAGTCAATCCAAATGTCTTTACATTGCTGGTTGTGTATTCCCACCACTTTCATGAGTTGCATTTCCTCTGCATTTTTTTGACATAGTCTTGTAGGCTGTTTAGCACAGACTCTGCATAGAGAACCTTGAGAGGAATAATCTGCAGGAACCAGCCctgtatgcacacacgcacgcacgcacgcacgcacgcacacacacacacacacacacacactcattcataaTCACAGGGTCAAATCAGCCTCTTGCCATTTAATTTGGGATTATTTGGCATTATCAAATGACTGTGCCAGTGAGTCTTACCAGAATGATGTGAGTGACACTGCCATGTGTTTTGTCTCCAGCTTTGAGGTACTGCAGCGAGCATTTCACAAAGTGCTCTGGGGACAGTGTCACCATGTCAGTTTTTTGGAAACCTGCCATTCGAGTGGAGATCCCAAATGGAGCCACTGTCTGAGAAAATAAGGTGAATAGAGACAGCTCTGACAAGATTTTCAAGATCTGAAGAAAGAATTCACTTCATAGTAAACTTAttccctcctcctttcattttcagattttgagGTGGAGTCTCAATAAGAATCACAGTACCTGTATAATAATCCCTTTATCTTTATATTCTGCTTGAAGACCTTGAGAAAATCTTTCCACAAACACCTATAGGAACAGGAATTAGAGCAGGAGTGATCATACCATGTGATTCAGGAAAACTAGAGGTGCACATGTGATGTTGTACTTACAGTACCTTAGAAGCTGCATACAGGGTGTACAGGGGGAATGGAATAGAAGCAACTCCAGATGAAATATTCACAATCACCCCTTTTCTCCTGTAGAAGCGGGGAAAAAAAATTTGGGGCCAGAAACTCAATGTTCATCAGCATGTTAGGATTTACATTAGATGATTACATCTAATGAGCAAAACATGGGAAGGAAACCTGTTGTCCATGCCTGGAAGGATTATTTTGCACAtctggaggaaaaagaaaataagtttGTATTTTAGATAAATATAGGAGTTGACAGAGTTCACTTGTTtgggaagaaaacaaagaatccCACAGAATGAGCATCACTTGTACTCATGCCATTAACATTTCAACAACAAACCGATATGAACTTCGCCTGATGAAAAGTTTGAGGACCAAAATGTTTTTAGTAAAGTGAATAAGTGATGGACAGTGTGAGGGATTCTTTGTTTTTGATCCTACACACGTGTCACTAAGACTTTATGGTGTCCAAGAGCTGTTTTGTAATTGCAATTCACTCTTACCTTGGCCATAGTTTTTACATTGCAGTTTATCATCTTTGTAATTGTCTGAAAGCATAAATAAACATCCCAAGTAAGCTGTCTTTATTGGTGAAAGGGAAAGAAAGTGTACAGGGGTGCATAGAGTCACTCCAGCCAACGGTTTCACCTCATTCCACTGATCTACAGGTGGTGGTAACATGTCAAGAACTGCAGCAATGCgccaggagagacagagcagagaagtAACACTGGATGTAAACATagcttttgtttcctctgtccGACACTGACCTGGTCCAACTCTGGAGAGTCGAGGAATTTGCAGGGGATGGCACTGGGCAGTGAGCCGACATTATTGACTGGGGTAGAGAAACAAGAAGTTTCAATTTCAAAGATTGGGTAGAAAATTAGCAAGTTTTTTGTATCCTATAAACGATGAccttttcttgtcttttgtgtctgtggaaGCAATTATTGTTTCAAACATTAcatggaaacataaaaaaaaatccaacctAAAACCCCAATGTTCAGGTCTTTAAGCTGATCCTCAATTTCACTGAAGATGTTTTCCTGTGTGAAGTCTGTTACTATCACTTTCACCTTCTGCCCTGTTGTATCATctataaagaaagaaaatgtggagTCAGCAATATACTGCACGTTATGTACTTACAGGTGACAGCATACTTGTAGATGTAATCCAAGTTTTAAAAGCAGACACAACACaatatgtaaaaacagaaagcaggttTTTACTTATTTCCTTGGCCACCTGGTCCAGTTTTTCTTTGGTTCTGCTCATCATTACCACGTTCATTCCATGCTTAGCCAGCTGAGAGAAGCAATAGTGCAGTGGTGTGGTAGGAGGGATGAAATATGTACAAATTGACAAACATTAGCAGATGTGCATCAAATTTATATTTTAACTTGCACGATGAGCTGAGCAGGACGTATTTGTTGCCCaggtttgaaaataaaaatattagtagcaatagtatttttatgacatttagtatttttataatctgtgcATAATGTACATGTATGTCGTTAATTTTCTGTTCCAtatcctgtatacttttttttaatcttgaccCCTCTGTGCCactgctttttgtaatactggGTGTGGGATCGATAAGTCTTATCTTTACCTTTGAAAATGCATTCCTTTCATGCCCTATATTTGAGTTTAAAGTGCAGAAATATTTCTCATACATGCGAACACAAGTAAGGCTGTTTAAACAATCACTTACCCCAAATGCATATGCTCTTCCTATGCCTTCTGAAGCACCAGTCACCACTAAAACAGGGATGCAGGGATGCATGTTATAAATGACTTTCATCAGTTGTCATATTCTCTTGCAGTTTCCATTCTAAACACTAGAGGCACTGTGAATCAAAGCTGCACTACGTCAtcgtccttcctctgctgtcaaACAAATGCCAGGAtcgtgttttttgtttgtttacactaTACCCCACCCACCCCATTCCACCAGACTGTACTAATACAGCGTGTCCCCAGTTCTGATAAAGAACTTGCTGAGAACAAACAGGAACTGCTTGTTTCTGAGTGTTCACTCTCCCATTTCCTCCTGCCCTGATTACAAAGATCACAGGTGCTTTTTTCCTCAATATTTTCAGAGAAACAGTGATTGGCACTGATATGTCTCCAGGCCTGGCTTCCCAGGACTTAGATTTAAGGTTTTGTAAAGCCAAGTGGACTTTGGATGAGATGGTATGCACTGGTTTGAGCTCTTATCTGCATGGGGCTGCAGGCCAAATGAGTAATCTCAGTCtggaagcagctgaaatgtgctgatttttttttttttttttaatcaaatgacaACAGCGTCAGATGACAAAGCTCTGAGCTCCAAAACTTTTCTAAAGTTCTCACTTATTCCATTTGAGAATTGATTTCATGCTCTGTTCTGCATGCACAGGAACAAGCCAaatggatgtttgtttgtttttttgcttttaggGTTTCTTTTAGGTTTCCtctctgaaaagctgaaacatgaTATGGATTGTCTTTGGCACCCTGCACACTCCTCACAAAAATCAACTGACCCTTTGCAAACTAAAATGAAGGGATGGATCTTTATAGTCAGATATGATGGGAATCTTTCTGCATTAGCTTAGACGCTAACAGCTCAAAAACAGGGGCAAATACCACTATTTTCCTTTACCCCATGTGGTGAAATGTCATAGGAGTCAGATTTATAGAGCTGCACACCAACCAggcagctgcttcctgtctttttcCAGTTTAGAGGTGTCAGTCCATGCAATGGGCATCCCCATTTTCGCTCTACACTGGCTGCCATTTGCAGCTTAACTTAGGCTTACTGGAGTAAATTGCATATTATTACATTACTGGTCTTATCAAAAAACACCTTACTAGCTTAGAAAACCCCTCATTAGTAGTCAAATACTCCTGCAGACACAGTTGCACAGAAAGTATTACACCAAATTGTTGTATTTTAGATTGTGTAATGACGGCATTGTTCAGTGTCAGACTGCGTGAATGAAATAAACACATAGACAACAATAATCTGCATTCAGACCAAGGGTCTCAGACATGGCTCTGCCATTGTCCTTTATGCAAATTATTTCAGAGGACTGGAATGAACGGTCCAAGTATCACAAGGacaatgttaaataaataatccCAAAGTCTTGAACAAAACGTCCTTTTCTTTTCcaatataaaatacatatacTGTCTGTTTCATTGAAGTTTGataaatctgttttgtttatgtcaCACAGGTCATTTTTACTTTGGTACCAatttaaaacaatgttttctcagctcagtttgttattttgtttcagCACACCATAATTGCCAGCGAAGTATTAGAGTGCAGGGGCTCTTTCTACTGAGGGCAGCAGGAAGGGGAAAGTGTTTCTTGGCGTGATgaacactgttttctctgttcccACAGTTGTCATATTGTGTGCTGATTCACAGTGAGATGATTGAGCTCGGCCTACATGAACAAAATCTTTTACTTTCAAAGCACATCTTGATTTACAACAACAAATGGAGAGAAGAGAGCCGAGGGAAATTTTCCACCTTTATCCAAATAAGTGTTAAATATGAAGTAGTTCAGCATACATTGttggctgctgcagtgtttttcgatgctttttttttttcttccattaatATTACAGAGTGTAATCATGGTAAATATGCCAGCTGTAATGTTTTATGCATTAAAAAATTATATGTTCATTACAAATCATTATGAATACCACATCTACAGCATTATTCCAAACACAAGCATCCATACACTGTCCTCAAATACACTTACTATTCAATcaaaggcacagacacacacgcatgcatacatACTGCAAATATTAATTTCATATACATCGTCCGCAGTTGGCCCAAATACCACACAATACATCTGAGGCCACTTGACATTGAAAAGGCCCAACTCTGATGGAGACACAAACTCTGTAAATGCAAATGTAGTTTCAGATTGTCAgggcagacaaagaaaagggaCAGGTTTTATACAGCCTGGAACAACCTGTTCTGatgcctgtttttcttttgtgctagaatggaatGAAACTGCACCAGCCCAGTATACTTTGCTTGTTATTAGGCTTCTTTTAGTGCTGTGGGAGACTGAATAACCTCTTCAGAAGATGCCAAAGGATTTCTCGTCAGTTGATGAGACTGCTGGGACCTGCAGGGAAATGTTTTGGTGTAATTACCAGGCGATGGCCTGAGGGAGGGGCCAGAACGGACTGCGTGTCCCCGGTCGTGTTTAGGTTACAATACACTGACACTGACCTCAAGTTCATATGGTTGCACATTTGACTACATGCACCAGCTGGAGAAGGTAGTAGTGCCTTTCTTTAATTCCCTTTGTCAGCTTTGTCAAAGGCACTTCATTACAAAATGTTGCAGGAGAGTCAGTAGCATTGTGCATCTTCTTTGACATCAGTGACACCAGTTAACTTTCCTtgtcatattattattattattattattattattattattattattattaaactatAGCTACATTGGCAGGGAACATTTTGTAGATAAACTCAGACTTAATGTTCTGTGATATTCAAGTAGCAAAATAATTAGCGCTGCAATATGTTTTGTAGGTACATACATCCAGGGCACTTCTAATGGAAAGTCAAACTTGCCACTTTAGGTTCAGTCAGTAAACAAGTGCAATCTTGTGTAACAGTGAGAGGTCTAAACAAGTCTAGAACTGTGagcctttctttttcttttacagttttacTGCCAGTTTTTTATCATGCAACAGTGAGCTCAGCCATGTAGTCATTTGCCAGTGTTTTTTGCATGTTGATGCTTGTACTTCCAGGTCCTGTCCATCGAAGTCCTTGCATTTGTTATCCACAATATGTCTAACGTACAATTcagcacatgctcacacacacgtacacacatacacatcttacacacacacaatggggacattacatagacttacattcatttcctgcatggtcacatacatgcacacacatgcacatgcacacacacatgcacatgcgcgcgcgcgcacacacacacacacacacacacacacacacacacacacacacacacgtgcatgcacacattgcTCACCTGCCCACTCTCCCATAGAGGTGAAAAAAGATTTTGACATCGGAAACCACAGTTTTGGAAAAAGCATTCTactgaaa from Chaetodon trifascialis isolate fChaTrf1 chromosome 6, fChaTrf1.hap1, whole genome shotgun sequence includes the following:
- the hsd17b3 gene encoding 17-beta-hydroxysteroid dehydrogenase type 3 codes for the protein MDLMELFFISLGAAVVVYYGVKLLLFSRMLFPKLWFPMSKSFFTSMGEWAVVTGASEGIGRAYAFGLAKHGMNVVMMSRTKEKLDQVAKEINDTTGQKVKVIVTDFTQENIFSEIEDQLKDLNIGVLVNNVGSLPSAIPCKFLDSPELDQTITKMINCNVKTMAKMCKIILPGMDNRRKGVIVNISSGVASIPFPLYTLYAASKVFVERFSQGLQAEYKDKGIIIQTVAPFGISTRMAGFQKTDMVTLSPEHFVKCSLQYLKAGDKTHGSVTHIILGWFLQIIPLKVLYAESVLNSLQDYVKKMQRKCNS